Below is a window of Ahaetulla prasina isolate Xishuangbanna chromosome 1, ASM2864084v1, whole genome shotgun sequence DNA.
ATGCTATCTATGATCATGGTGAAAATATAACTTTAGtcgataatcattattcaagagatgAATATGCAGATTTAAAGCCTTTTGAACTCGCCTGGGTTAGTAATGAAAGTAATTTTAAGGATGTATCTGAGAATGAGATAGACAATAAATTAGGAAGTATTGCAGACAAATATGTCAAGGAAGCTAAGACTCTATCTGCCCCTAAAGTCAttgaaaaagagaatgaaagcaGCAATGAAGATATTTCTTTCCCCGACACTCCAGAAGCCTCAAAGGAATCTTCACAGTCTTACATTACTTGTACAGAATTTGAATCATCAGAGAAAATTGAGAGCAACATGGTTACATCTCTCCCTCTAACAGAAGAAAAGgcatatgaaaataaaacagatGAGAAAAAGATAGCAGAAATGATGGACCAGTTTGGCAGTACCCATACTGATTTGACAAGTGGCCAAGAGCAGAAAGTTGATTCAAAGAAAGAAGAGATTTTGTTGAGGAAGGTGTCTGATACTAATGTCCCTGAAGGTCTAACTCCAGATTTGGTTCAAGAAGCTTTTGAGAGTGAACTTCATGATGTAATTAGTCCCAAGCTTGCTTATGAAACAAAGATTGATTTGGTTCAAACATCTGAGTCATCACAGGAGTCTTTGAATGTTGCTGTACAGCTCCGTCCTTCCTTTGAAGGAGGGTCTGAAACATCTCCATCCCCTATCTTACCAGATATTGTTATGGAAGCACCATTAACTGCAAACTCTGCTGTGGTTGGAGGGCCTCTTGTGCAGCTTGAAATGTCCCCATTTGAAACATTCATTGCTGCTGATGAATATGAGAATGATTATGAGAATGTAGTACAGAAATCTGAAAAGCCTCCATCTTATCAGGAAGCAACAAATGTACCAGTAATCCAGGCAAAAGAAGTCACGGTTGAAGCTGCTAAGAAACCCGACAATGAGAATAACCCACCTCTAGAAGATTTAGATACTTCATATATATCAATTGCATGTGATTTAGTTAAAGAGACTAAAGTATCTTCATCAGAGTTCACAGATTTTTCAAAAGCAGAAATCACAGAGTGTGTATCACAACCTGTGCCTGCGTACAGTGAGCATCTTGAATGGACCTCATTGCCATCTGACAAAAGCTATTCATTTAGTGGTCAACCAGAAATTAATCTTGTGCAGAAAGAAGCAGCACCTGTGAAAggatcattatttgaaacaattaccAATATTATACCAAATGGAAACCAGAAAGAAACATACAAAGAAGTACAATCTTCTCTTAGTGAACCCTACTTGGAGTCATTCCAGCCTCTACTGGAAACTTCAAAAAATGAACCAACTACTTGGTGTTTGGAAACAGAGGCTGCAGATCTAGCTAAGAAAGAAAAGACTCCACAGCAACATATGGAACAACGTGGTGGCTATACTGAtggtttttctgtttttaaggAACCCATAGTGAAAGAGAATATTGTGCTGTCTGCACAGTCCTCTCCAGAGGCAGATGACACATTCCCTTATCAAGTTGACAAATTGATGAGAAGTAccgaagatatattaaaggagaaTGAAAGTAAAAATCCTTGTGAAACTCTTCAAGCTGAGCTGATACCAcctgcttaccaagaagtagcacAGGACTTAtctttaaaaaacatacataGCAAATTTGAAGAGCAGGACCTGGACAGAGAAGTACACAAAGCGGCTAAGGAGG
It encodes the following:
- the RTN4 gene encoding reticulon-4 isoform X1; protein product: MDLQEQLGHACSARQEDFAAASLDATASLPSLSTLSVNPFKEYAALDTLSDELPAKHSYSPIGSDLFKLTTQTAQNPFLADDGNEFANVKPSYAADHSFCLFQTKEPLDTERIPDIEELSASQQDFSLESPVELFVEQDKKEHLEEGKHAIYDHGENITLVDNHYSRDEYADLKPFELAWVSNESNFKDVSENEIDNKLGSIADKYVKEAKTLSAPKVIEKENESSNEDISFPDTPEASKESSQSYITCTEFESSEKIESNMVTSLPLTEEKAYENKTDEKKIAEMMDQFGSTHTDLTSGQEQKVDSKKEEILLRKVSDTNVPEGLTPDLVQEAFESELHDVISPKLAYETKIDLVQTSESSQESLNVAVQLRPSFEGGSETSPSPILPDIVMEAPLTANSAVVGGPLVQLEMSPFETFIAADEYENDYENVVQKSEKPPSYQEATNVPVIQAKEVTVEAAKKPDNENNPPLEDLDTSYISIACDLVKETKVSSSEFTDFSKAEITECVSQPVPAYSEHLEWTSLPSDKSYSFSGQPEINLVQKEAAPVKGSLFETITNIIPNGNQKETYKEVQSSLSEPYLESFQPLLETSKNEPTTWCLETEAADLAKKEKTPQQHMEQRGGYTDGFSVFKEPIVKENIVLSAQSSPEADDTFPYQVDKLMRSTEDILKENESKNPCETLQAELIPPAYQEVAQDLSLKNIHSKFEEQDLDREVHKAAKEDFPPDITPLPSEKKVVNVRKGAESQDVSVKEKEKSLSVFSSKLSEPSVVDLLYWRDIKKTGVVFGASLFLLLSLTVFSIVSVIAYIGLALLSVTISFRIYKGVIQAVQKSEEGHPFSAYLNRDVAVSEELVQKYSHVVLGHLNSTIKELRRLFLVDDLVDSLKFAVLMWVFTYVGALFNGLTLLILALISLFSIPVIYEKHQTQIDHYVELVNKNVKDGMAKVQAKIPGLKRKTE